A genomic stretch from Thermoanaerobaculia bacterium includes:
- a CDS encoding DUF1684 domain-containing protein codes for MRTPAARMLAVAVAGAAIAALACRPQRSPAEESYVRSIETWRAGRIARLTKPDGWLSLAGLFWLQPGANTVGSDPSSAVVLPKSAPPRAGAIVLEGKETRWEPAAGSPVEAAGKPAGGMPLASDENGDPTVLSAGSVSFFVIRRGDRTGVRVRDSASEVRRAFRGLEHYPVSPEWRFDARFIPYDPPKHITVPTILGFPEDDVAPGEIEFTYRGKPYRVVPVLEQGSDELFIIFGDRTNGKSTYGGGRFVYAPFAKDGKTVLDFNKAYDPPCVFTPYATCALPPPANHLPFEVTAGEKMYAESWELRGKK; via the coding sequence ATGAGGACGCCGGCCGCCCGGATGCTTGCGGTTGCGGTCGCCGGCGCGGCGATCGCCGCGCTCGCGTGCCGCCCGCAGCGCTCTCCGGCCGAGGAAAGCTACGTCCGCTCGATCGAGACGTGGCGCGCCGGCCGGATCGCCCGTCTGACGAAGCCGGACGGCTGGCTCTCCCTCGCCGGCCTGTTCTGGCTGCAGCCCGGCGCGAACACCGTCGGCTCCGATCCTTCGAGCGCGGTGGTGCTGCCGAAATCGGCCCCGCCGCGGGCCGGAGCGATCGTGCTGGAGGGGAAGGAGACGCGGTGGGAACCCGCGGCGGGCTCTCCCGTCGAAGCGGCCGGAAAGCCCGCGGGAGGGATGCCGCTCGCCTCCGACGAGAACGGCGACCCGACGGTGCTGTCCGCCGGGAGCGTCTCGTTCTTCGTCATCCGGCGAGGCGATCGGACCGGCGTGCGCGTCCGGGACAGCGCGAGCGAGGTACGCCGCGCCTTCCGGGGACTCGAGCACTATCCCGTCTCGCCGGAATGGCGATTCGACGCGCGATTCATCCCCTACGATCCTCCGAAGCACATCACCGTTCCGACGATCCTCGGCTTTCCGGAGGACGACGTCGCGCCGGGAGAGATCGAGTTCACCTACCGCGGAAAACCCTACCGCGTCGTTCCCGTTCTCGAGCAGGGCTCCGACGAGCTCTTCATCATCTTCGGCGATCGCACGAACGGGAAGAGCACGTACGGCGGAGGGCGGTTCGTCTACGCGCCGTTCGCGAAGGACGGCAAGACCGTGCTCGACTTCAACAAGGCCTACGACCCGCCTTGCGTGTTCACCCCCTATGCGACCTGCGCGCTTCCCCCTCCCGCCAACCACCTGCCGTTCGAAGTCACGGCGGGCGAGAAGATGTACGCGGAGAGCTGGGAGTTGCGCGGGAAGAAGTAA